The genomic interval CCGAAAAGTGCAGTCTTATCGGATTCGTGAGGTGGCTGCGGGCTGACAGCCCGTCGTCGCACTTCGTGCACCTCGGCGGGCTGTCCGCCGAAACCCAAGCAGTCACCGACCCGCAGGCTCGCCGGTAGATCCGGCCGGCTCCTCCGCAAGGAGGGACCAGAGCCTGCGGGTTCTGCTTTTCCCGGACCCGTACGCCCGGTACGGCTCTACGGGCACAGGCGCTCGACGCGCCACTTGCCTTCCTCGCCGCCCTCGCGGACGTAACGCAGCCGGTCGTGGAGCCGGTTCTCGTGGCCCTGCCAGAACTCGATCGTCTCGGGGACCACGCGGAAGCCGCCCCAGTGCGGGGGCGCCGGGACCTTCTCGCCCTCCGGGTAGCGGGCCGACAACTCCTCGTAGCGGGCGGTCAGCTCCTCGCGGCTGCCGATCACCGTGGACTGCTCGCTCGCCCAGGCGCCGAGCTGGGAGCCGTGCGGGCGGGTGCGGAAGTAGGCGACGGTCTCCTCGCGCGCGACGCGGGCCGCCGTGCCGGTGACGATGACCTGGCGGGCCAGCGGGTGCCAGGGGAAGAGCAGCGAGAC from Streptomyces drozdowiczii carries:
- the pdxH gene encoding pyridoxamine 5'-phosphate oxidase, which gives rise to MREQYRSETFTEDSLAPDPMDQFARWFRQVAAGGMLHEPNAMVVSTATPEGRPSSRTVLLKMYDARGFVFFTNYGSRKGRELTANPYVSLLFPWHPLARQVIVTGTAARVAREETVAYFRTRPHGSQLGAWASEQSTVIGSREELTARYEELSARYPEGEKVPAPPHWGGFRVVPETIEFWQGHENRLHDRLRYVREGGEEGKWRVERLCP